A single genomic interval of candidate division WOR-3 bacterium harbors:
- a CDS encoding NAD(P)/FAD-dependent oxidoreductase, which produces MSERPVVIVGAGMAGLSAGCYARMNGYKATILEMHNIPGGLCTAWTRKGYKFDISMHMLTGSKSGPFYRMWQELGVMENRRFHYHDEMCTVESGDKKLSYSTDPALLEEQMVAHSPADAELSREFARLVGGPGMMGAASLDAPELIGPLTGAGMFLKILPLLGTFRRYGKQTVQEFAAKFTDPFLREAVRMFIDGPGWPMHRFPMVGLAGFLKSGVSEAGVPIGGSQQVALTIAERFKKLGGELRLKTRVTGVLVENDRVAGVKLADGSELRADETIWAGDGHTLIFDLLGGRYIDGRIRATYDRWTPVLPVVQVCLGVARDMTKEPARVCFRLDEPITVAGKEQAWLSVIHHSFDPTMAPAGKSAVEVWYASDHGWWERLAADRPRYEAEKQRIADATIAILDKRWPGFKQQVEVIDVATPHTYVRYTGNWQGSPDGWYITPENMRDNPLRKLPGLAGLWMAGQWTAPFTGTVLAALTGRQVIQLLCKQDRRKFQAQAR; this is translated from the coding sequence ATGTCGGAGAGACCCGTAGTCATCGTCGGGGCCGGGATGGCCGGGCTTTCTGCCGGCTGCTACGCCCGGATGAACGGGTACAAGGCCACGATCCTCGAAATGCACAACATCCCGGGCGGGCTCTGCACTGCGTGGACGCGCAAGGGATACAAGTTCGACATCAGCATGCACATGCTGACCGGCTCGAAGTCCGGTCCGTTCTACCGAATGTGGCAGGAGCTGGGCGTGATGGAGAACCGCCGGTTCCACTACCACGACGAGATGTGCACGGTCGAGAGCGGCGACAAGAAGCTGTCATACAGCACCGACCCGGCGCTTCTGGAAGAGCAGATGGTCGCGCACTCACCGGCCGATGCCGAGCTCTCCCGTGAGTTCGCGCGACTGGTCGGAGGGCCGGGAATGATGGGCGCGGCGTCGCTCGACGCCCCGGAGCTCATCGGCCCGCTGACCGGGGCAGGCATGTTCCTGAAGATACTCCCCTTGCTCGGGACGTTCCGCCGCTACGGGAAGCAGACCGTACAGGAGTTCGCCGCGAAGTTCACTGATCCGTTCCTGCGCGAGGCCGTGCGGATGTTCATTGACGGACCGGGCTGGCCGATGCATCGTTTCCCGATGGTCGGGCTCGCCGGTTTCCTCAAGAGCGGGGTCTCGGAGGCGGGCGTGCCGATCGGCGGGTCGCAGCAGGTGGCGCTCACGATTGCCGAGCGGTTCAAGAAGCTGGGCGGCGAACTGCGGCTCAAGACGCGGGTCACGGGTGTGCTGGTTGAGAACGACCGGGTTGCCGGCGTGAAACTCGCTGACGGCAGCGAGCTGCGGGCCGACGAGACCATCTGGGCCGGAGACGGCCACACGCTCATCTTCGACCTGCTCGGCGGGCGATACATCGATGGACGAATCCGCGCGACGTACGATAGATGGACCCCGGTCCTGCCGGTCGTGCAGGTCTGCCTGGGCGTGGCGCGAGACATGACCAAAGAGCCCGCGCGCGTCTGCTTCCGGCTCGATGAACCGATTACGGTGGCAGGCAAAGAACAAGCGTGGCTTTCGGTCATCCACCACTCATTCGACCCGACCATGGCGCCTGCGGGCAAGTCTGCGGTCGAGGTCTGGTACGCGAGCGACCATGGCTGGTGGGAGAGACTCGCCGCAGACCGGCCGCGGTACGAGGCGGAGAAGCAGCGCATCGCCGACGCGACCATCGCCATACTCGACAAGCGCTGGCCAGGGTTCAAGCAGCAGGTCGAGGTTATCGACGTGGCGACCCCGCACACCTATGTCCGCTACACCGGCAACTGGCAGGGCTCGCCCGACGGCTGGTACATCACGCCGGAGAACATGCGTGACAACCCGCTGCGGAAGCTGCCGGGACTCGCGGGGCTCTGGATGGCAGGTCAGTGGACCGCGCCGTTCACCGGCACGGTTTTGGCCGCGCTCACCGGCCGGCAGGTCATCCAGCTCCTCTGCAAGCAGGATCGCAGGAAGTTCCAGGCGCAAGCCAGATAG
- a CDS encoding T9SS type A sorting domain-containing protein has protein sequence MSVAKPVCVVLLALLSGTAAAWFETGQDASLMLSGVDFNNTGGPFFYNHPSGIATDGTRLLVCDRFNNRVLVWNQPPLFWNAPPDIVLGQPDFISNNPGTGKHQLNWAGNASVGENGRLAIADTDNDRILLWDSFPTASGQPADVAIDLPSIPPRGSMPYAWPWGVWTDGSRLAAVATQGSALLFWNSFPVVDNQLPDYTIVLTEFGTPRNISTDGETYFFVGDHNARVNNRPGTFFWNSYPDTLDQPYDFYRDEWVKGVKTATGGLVAGGINSIYVWNAMPTGSGQDPDIVLTPSMYKNGDGPDVLVIKGRLYVTNYNGNDLLVFDSMPAGPATLPDWALGASSIYANTLDSIGYVQNPVLASDGTRLIATSDFDRTICIWNTIPTSSGIHPDQRISLQPNNLQVWDNALYANRFAMAARRQVSVWLDAGRLDQPPSRIFNDSIGSAMFSDLQGVALDSSFLYLADKNGRLYIWVGIPASLSADPLYTIDSPGVEYGHLHSDGEYLIAVKSNPAPEVHVYRVEDIRRGELVPFKTVTSGPGLQLNLPRSAITFDGALAIANTCGSAVFLWGDVNQAGDTASVITLGQEDRTGYRPAIGIDRLFWPASLLAIGGRLWVGECKFSSRIPCFSSSAGVDCRFGSAASLGVRVAPNPAFTFVELQGHLPRSFQVDIFDAAGRRVVSARDRAGFNLSCLSGGVYTLRLTAEGRLLLLSRLVKQ, from the coding sequence GTGAGCGTTGCCAAGCCCGTCTGCGTTGTCTTGCTCGCATTGCTGAGCGGAACGGCCGCCGCGTGGTTCGAGACCGGCCAGGACGCCAGCCTGATGCTCTCGGGCGTCGACTTCAACAACACCGGCGGACCCTTCTTCTACAACCATCCGTCCGGAATCGCGACCGACGGCACTCGCCTGCTGGTATGTGATCGGTTCAATAACCGAGTCTTGGTCTGGAACCAGCCGCCTTTGTTCTGGAACGCTCCGCCCGACATTGTGCTCGGGCAGCCGGACTTCATCTCAAACAATCCGGGCACGGGCAAGCACCAGCTCAACTGGGCCGGCAACGCGTCGGTCGGCGAGAACGGGCGCCTGGCGATCGCCGACACGGACAACGACCGAATCCTGTTGTGGGATTCCTTCCCGACCGCGAGTGGACAGCCGGCAGACGTCGCCATCGACCTGCCCTCAATCCCGCCACGCGGGTCGATGCCGTATGCCTGGCCCTGGGGCGTGTGGACCGACGGCAGCAGGCTGGCCGCGGTCGCGACCCAGGGGTCGGCGCTGCTCTTCTGGAATTCGTTCCCGGTGGTCGACAACCAGCTGCCCGACTACACGATCGTGTTGACCGAGTTCGGCACCCCGCGCAACATCTCTACCGATGGCGAGACCTATTTCTTCGTGGGCGACCACAACGCCCGCGTGAACAACCGACCAGGCACGTTCTTCTGGAACTCGTACCCGGATACGCTGGACCAGCCGTACGACTTCTACCGGGACGAGTGGGTCAAGGGCGTGAAGACGGCGACGGGCGGACTGGTGGCCGGCGGGATCAATTCCATCTACGTCTGGAATGCGATGCCGACCGGCTCCGGCCAGGACCCGGACATCGTGCTGACCCCGTCAATGTACAAGAATGGCGACGGCCCCGACGTGCTTGTCATCAAGGGCCGGCTCTACGTGACCAACTACAACGGGAACGACCTGCTGGTGTTCGACAGCATGCCGGCCGGCCCGGCCACACTGCCGGACTGGGCCCTGGGTGCGAGCAGTATCTACGCCAATACGCTCGATTCGATCGGGTATGTGCAGAACCCGGTGCTGGCCTCGGACGGAACGAGGCTGATTGCCACGTCGGACTTCGATCGGACAATCTGCATATGGAACACGATCCCGACCTCGTCCGGCATACACCCGGACCAGCGCATATCGCTGCAACCGAACAACCTGCAGGTCTGGGACAACGCGCTGTACGCGAACCGCTTCGCGATGGCCGCGCGGCGTCAGGTCTCGGTGTGGCTGGATGCCGGCCGGCTTGACCAGCCGCCGTCGCGCATCTTCAACGACAGCATCGGCAGCGCCATGTTCAGCGACCTGCAGGGCGTCGCGCTCGACTCAAGTTTCCTCTACCTTGCCGACAAGAACGGCAGGCTCTACATCTGGGTCGGTATCCCGGCGTCCCTGTCCGCCGACCCGCTATACACGATTGACAGCCCCGGCGTCGAGTACGGCCACCTGCACAGCGACGGCGAGTATCTCATCGCGGTCAAATCCAATCCGGCTCCCGAAGTCCACGTCTACCGCGTTGAGGACATCAGGCGCGGCGAGTTGGTGCCTTTCAAGACCGTCACGTCCGGCCCGGGTCTGCAACTGAACCTGCCCCGCAGCGCCATCACGTTCGACGGAGCGCTGGCGATAGCGAACACCTGCGGCAGCGCTGTCTTCCTCTGGGGCGACGTCAACCAGGCAGGGGACACCGCGTCGGTCATCACACTGGGACAGGAGGACCGGACAGGCTACCGCCCGGCCATCGGCATCGACCGGCTGTTCTGGCCGGCCTCCTTGCTGGCCATCGGCGGCAGGCTCTGGGTAGGCGAGTGCAAGTTCTCATCCCGGATTCCGTGCTTCAGCTCCAGCGCCGGCGTGGACTGCCGGTTCGGCAGCGCTGCCAGCCTAGGCGTTCGAGTGGCCCCGAACCCCGCTTTCACATTCGTGGAACTTCAAGGGCACCTTCCGCGGAGCTTCCAGGTTGACATCTTTGACGCGGCGGGTCGGCGGGTTGTCTCTGCCCGCGACCGCGCCGGGTTCAATCTGTCCTGTCTGTCGGGCGGCGTGTACACGCTCCGACTGACCGCGGAAGGACGCCTCTTGCTGTTGTCCCGGCTGGTCAAGCAGTAG
- a CDS encoding GNAT family N-acetyltransferase: MDSAVLIRRMAIGEGHACEQVMRSLPGWFGIEEAIVEYAKSAETMETYVADKFGQVVGFITLDRRTPVTAEIHCMALRPEFHAKGIGRALVELAEKLIVERGYELFEVKTLDPSRPCAEYEHTRGFYEHMGFQPLEENDLWGSGNLCLIMVKHLACHRGTAASRPVAGRGTTPTC; the protein is encoded by the coding sequence ATGGACAGCGCGGTGCTGATTCGCAGGATGGCGATAGGAGAAGGGCACGCGTGCGAGCAGGTCATGCGGTCGCTGCCGGGGTGGTTCGGCATCGAGGAGGCGATTGTCGAATACGCGAAATCGGCTGAGACAATGGAAACGTACGTCGCCGACAAGTTCGGTCAGGTCGTCGGCTTCATCACTCTGGATCGACGCACCCCGGTCACGGCCGAAATCCACTGCATGGCTCTGCGGCCCGAATTCCACGCCAAGGGAATCGGCCGCGCGCTGGTTGAACTTGCCGAGAAGCTTATTGTCGAACGCGGGTACGAGCTCTTCGAGGTCAAGACACTCGACCCTTCGCGGCCCTGCGCCGAATACGAGCACACCCGCGGGTTCTACGAGCACATGGGTTTCCAGCCACTCGAGGAGAATGACCTGTGGGGATCGGGCAATCTCTGCCTCATAATGGTGAAGCACCTGGCCTGCCATCGCGGCACGGCGGCGAGCAGACCCGTGGCCGGAAGAGGCACAACACCTACGTGCTGA
- a CDS encoding DUF1565 domain-containing protein, producing MRQRILVLAALAALCAPALARVILVPDSASTIQAGIGMASSGDTVLVAPGVYAENVWWFDKSITLASRYLTSGDPSYIDSTVIDGNRASTVVSCGSGVDTTALICGFTLRNGNAGNGGGIHCSGGSPTITHNVIEDNLTSADGAGIMIVDLAAPVVEHNVIRRNQSSSWGGGIYIADGSSPRVRWNVLYENGIGKAGATGRLDLARFVAGRLVAPGQDAGPFAENGGGILVTNYQGFVTSPVIHNNTIVNNVAAGVGGGIYSNRATPDIRNNIVVANEDYGIYSAESTLVCDYNDVWSNDTNYGGAASAGTGAIADCPLFIDSLAHDFHLAVGSPCIDAGDPSLPLDPDSTRADMGAFYAPQTGLAGSLPLLARRTLAIRPNPFSGSATVVPVAPVVVYDAAGSIVERVRAGSLGAGLAAGVYFVHAEGFSRTRVLKLGRGQ from the coding sequence ATGCGTCAGAGAATCCTAGTGCTTGCGGCGCTGGCCGCGCTCTGCGCGCCGGCTTTGGCGCGCGTCATTCTCGTACCCGACAGTGCGAGCACGATCCAGGCCGGCATCGGTATGGCGTCGAGCGGCGACACGGTTCTGGTGGCGCCCGGCGTCTATGCCGAGAACGTCTGGTGGTTCGACAAGTCAATCACGCTGGCAAGTCGCTATCTTACAAGCGGAGACCCCAGCTACATCGACTCAACGGTGATTGACGGCAATCGCGCGAGCACCGTTGTCAGCTGCGGGTCGGGCGTGGACACGACCGCGCTCATCTGCGGGTTCACGCTCCGGAACGGCAACGCCGGCAACGGGGGTGGTATACACTGCTCCGGCGGGTCACCGACAATCACCCACAACGTCATCGAGGACAACCTCACCTCGGCGGACGGAGCTGGCATCATGATTGTCGACCTGGCAGCGCCGGTCGTCGAGCACAATGTCATCCGGCGCAACCAGAGCAGCTCCTGGGGCGGCGGCATCTACATCGCAGACGGATCCTCCCCGCGCGTGCGCTGGAACGTCCTCTACGAAAACGGTATCGGCAAGGCCGGCGCGACCGGGCGATTGGATCTGGCGCGTTTCGTGGCCGGCCGGTTGGTTGCGCCGGGCCAGGACGCCGGACCGTTCGCCGAAAACGGAGGAGGGATTCTGGTTACGAACTACCAGGGATTCGTGACCAGTCCCGTGATCCACAACAACACGATTGTGAACAATGTCGCCGCGGGTGTGGGCGGCGGAATCTACTCGAACCGGGCCACGCCCGACATCCGGAACAACATCGTCGTCGCGAACGAAGACTACGGCATCTACTCCGCGGAGAGCACGCTTGTCTGCGACTACAACGACGTCTGGTCCAACGATACCAACTATGGCGGGGCGGCGTCGGCCGGGACCGGCGCGATTGCCGACTGCCCCCTGTTTATCGACTCGCTCGCGCACGACTTTCACCTGGCTGTCGGCTCGCCTTGCATCGACGCCGGTGACCCGAGCCTGCCCCTGGATCCGGACAGCACGCGGGCGGACATGGGCGCGTTCTACGCGCCTCAGACCGGATTGGCGGGCAGTCTGCCGCTCCTGGCACGACGGACGCTTGCGATCCGGCCCAACCCGTTTTCCGGCTCGGCCACGGTCGTCCCCGTGGCCCCGGTCGTCGTCTACGACGCAGCGGGGAGCATCGTCGAGCGAGTGCGTGCGGGAAGCTTGGGAGCAGGGCTTGCGGCTGGCGTCTATTTCGTCCATGCCGAGGGCTTCAGCCGCACTCGGGTTCTGAAGCTGGGCCGCGGGCAGTAG
- the asnA gene encoding aspartate--ammonia ligase — protein sequence MPTPGKTGKAADLAGPGISTYEAVDKILPVGYRSILSNKETQKAIYAVKRYIEDGLAEALNIQLVQVPLIVEKESGMNDNLDRDGSRTPIDFPCGLGITPRMNAQIVQAATKWKRWALKQYGCGVGEGINTDMRAVRKDYFLDHDHSSYVDQWDWERVITKEDRNLEFLKMIVRKIWKVITGAEDFVQQMYPQLKDPRFPNLPKDLPFIHAEEILERYPDLPRKQRETRILQDYSPAVFIIGIGWVLKDGYPHEMRAADYDDWVTPTSQWTGKDTHGLNGDILVWNHLTQRRHELSSMGIRVTKDTLKEQLKLSGQLDRLTMPYHSMIMKDQIPLSIGGGIGQGRVQMLLLRKAHFGEVTVTVWPKQLHDVCEKHNIYVLK from the coding sequence ATGCCCACGCCGGGCAAGACCGGCAAGGCCGCGGACCTCGCCGGCCCCGGCATAAGCACCTACGAGGCAGTTGACAAGATCCTGCCCGTCGGCTACCGCTCCATCCTCAGCAACAAGGAAACCCAGAAGGCCATCTATGCGGTGAAGCGCTACATCGAGGACGGCTTGGCCGAGGCGCTGAACATCCAGTTGGTGCAGGTGCCGCTCATCGTCGAGAAGGAAAGCGGCATGAACGACAACCTCGACCGCGACGGCTCGCGCACGCCGATCGACTTCCCGTGCGGGCTCGGCATCACGCCGCGGATGAACGCCCAGATTGTGCAGGCGGCGACGAAGTGGAAGAGGTGGGCTCTCAAGCAGTACGGCTGCGGCGTCGGCGAAGGTATCAACACCGACATGCGCGCCGTGCGCAAGGACTACTTCCTCGACCACGACCACTCGTCCTACGTCGACCAGTGGGACTGGGAGCGCGTCATCACGAAGGAAGACCGGAACCTCGAGTTCCTGAAGATGATTGTCCGGAAGATCTGGAAGGTCATCACCGGGGCCGAGGACTTCGTGCAGCAGATGTACCCGCAGCTCAAGGACCCGCGGTTCCCGAACCTGCCCAAGGACCTGCCCTTCATCCACGCCGAGGAGATCCTCGAGCGGTATCCTGACCTGCCGCGCAAGCAGCGCGAGACCCGCATCCTGCAGGACTACTCGCCGGCCGTGTTCATCATCGGCATCGGCTGGGTCCTGAAGGACGGGTACCCGCACGAGATGCGCGCCGCGGACTACGATGACTGGGTCACGCCCACGTCACAGTGGACGGGCAAAGACACGCACGGCCTGAACGGCGACATCCTGGTCTGGAACCACCTGACCCAGCGCCGCCACGAGCTCTCTTCGATGGGCATCCGCGTCACCAAGGACACGCTGAAGGAACAGCTCAAGCTGTCGGGCCAGCTCGACCGGCTCACCATGCCCTACCACAGTATGATCATGAAGGACCAGATCCCGCTGTCCATCGGCGGCGGCATCGGCCAGGGCCGGGTCCAGATGCTCCTGTTGCGCAAGGCGCACTTCGGGGAAGTGACGGTCACGGTGTGGCCGAAGCAGCTCCACGACGTCTGCGAGAAGCACAACATCTACGTGCTGAAATAG